Proteins encoded in a region of the Isoalcanivorax pacificus W11-5 genome:
- a CDS encoding DUF1853 family protein codes for MACYWPDNIAQWRLAPALIDTAALPGVGDAGALLAPAGAPALPAADNDRRLGRLFERHVQDWITRTPALTLRAHNVAIHDGTRTLGELDLLVSHGNTLMHWEVTLKFYLGVDETFWPGPDPRDQFARRLHRLRTHQFPLLARPATGARLAALGLSTPRSQHLLSRGMLFYPHDRLLAPPAGAHPDHLRGTWWPLSAVPREGRFLPIPKSHWLDIKMLSNNSQNWLASPRLIDYVHAQDRPVMVLYESQAHAYLPGVVVSDGWLDVVSRRA; via the coding sequence ATGGCGTGTTACTGGCCCGACAACATCGCGCAATGGCGTCTGGCGCCTGCCCTGATCGATACCGCGGCCCTGCCCGGTGTCGGCGATGCCGGTGCCCTGCTCGCGCCCGCCGGCGCCCCGGCGCTGCCGGCGGCCGACAACGACCGCCGCCTGGGCCGGCTGTTCGAGCGTCATGTACAGGACTGGATTACCCGCACACCGGCTCTCACCCTGCGCGCGCACAATGTGGCGATCCACGATGGCACGCGCACACTTGGCGAACTGGATCTGCTGGTGTCACACGGCAACACGCTGATGCACTGGGAAGTGACACTGAAATTCTATCTCGGCGTCGACGAGACGTTCTGGCCCGGCCCCGACCCGAGGGACCAGTTTGCCCGGCGCCTGCACCGGCTGCGCACCCACCAGTTTCCACTGCTCGCCCGGCCGGCCACCGGCGCCCGGCTGGCTGCGCTCGGGCTGTCGACCCCACGCAGCCAGCACCTGCTGAGCCGCGGCATGCTGTTCTATCCTCACGACCGTCTGCTGGCACCACCGGCTGGCGCCCACCCCGATCACCTGCGGGGCACCTGGTGGCCACTGTCCGCCGTGCCGCGCGAAGGGCGTTTTCTGCCGATTCCCAAATCGCACTGGCTTGATATCAAAATGCTGTCGAACAATTCTCAGAACTGGCTTGCCTCACCCCGGTTGATTGACTATGTTCACGCACAGGACCGCCCGGTCATGGTGTTGTACGAGTCTCAGGCTCACGCATACCTGCCGGGCGTTGTTGTCTCTGACGGCTGGCTCGATGTTGTCAGCCGCCGCGCCTGA